In the Acanthopagrus latus isolate v.2019 chromosome 23, fAcaLat1.1, whole genome shotgun sequence genome, one interval contains:
- the LOC119013454 gene encoding RNA-binding protein with serine-rich domain 1-like isoform X1 yields MAPSPTKRKEEEKTKDRGKDKTGTKEGDKERGRDKARKRRSASTGSSSSRSRSSSTSSSSSGSSSGSSSGSSSSGSSRSGSSSSRSSSSSSSSGSPSPSRRRHDNRRRSRSASKTQKRGDDKERRKRSPSPKPTKVHLGRLTRNVTKDHIQEIFSTYGKIKMVEMPMDRLHPHLSRGSAYVEFETPEEAQKALKYMDGGQIDGQEITASAVLTQRVRPPPRRPSPPRRMPPPPPMWRRTPPRMRRRYIDESRSPRRRSPARRRSRSRSPGRRRHRSRSSSNSSR; encoded by the exons AT GGCACCATCACCCACGAAGcggaaagaagaggaaaagacaaaagatagAGGCAAAGACAAGACTGGTACCAAggaaggagacaaggagagaggacggGATAAGGCAAGGAAACGCCGCAGTGCTTCtactggcagcagcagcagcag GTCCAGATCTAGCTCTACTTCAAGCAGCAGCTCTGGTTCCAGCTCAGGCTCCTCAAGCGGTTCCAGCTCATCTGGTTCGAGCCGCTCTGGTTCTTCGAGCTctcgttcctcctcctcctctagcTCCTCAGGCTCCCCCAGCCCCAGCCGCCGGCGCCATGACAACCGCAGACGCTCCCGCTCAGC ATCTAAAACACAGAAGAGGGGAGATGATAAGGAGCGAAGGAAAAGAAGCCCGAGCCCCAAACCAACTAAAGTTCATTTAGGACGACTGACCAGAAATGTCACCAAG gaCCACATCCAGGAGATCTTTTCCACTTatggcaaaatcaaaatggTTGAAATGCCAATGGACAGACTACACCCACACCTGTCCAGAGGCTCTGCTTACGTGGAGTTTGAGACCCCTGAAGAGGCCCAGAAGGCCCTCAAATATATGGATGGAG gcCAGATTGACGGTCAGGAAATCACTGCATCTGCTGTGCTGACTCAGCGAGTCCGTCCTCCGCCTCGTAgaccttctcctcctcgcagAATGCCGCCACCGCCGCCTATGTGGCGTCGTACCCCGCCACGTATGAGAAGAAGGTACATTGATGA GTCCCGCTCCCCGAGGAGGCGGTCCCCCGCACGCCGCCGCTCTCGTTCCAGATCTCCTGGTCGCAGGCGTCACCGCTCCCGTTCCAGCTCCAACTCCTCCAGATAG
- the LOC119013453 gene encoding arf-GAP with dual PH domain-containing protein 1-like produces MTSDPEKNRQRVRQFVDKPGNGNCADCGAADPEWASYTLGVFVCLSCSGLHRNIAQISKVKSIVLDPWSSSEVEFMDSAGNNAAKAKYEQIVPAFYYKPTHRDCMLLREQWIRAKYERKEFMCVEKQEPYSAGYREGFLWKRGRDNGQYLSRKFILSEREGVLKYFNKHDAREPKAILKINTVNATFQPTKIGTANGLQITYLKDNSTRNIFVYHEDGKEMVDWFNAIRAARFHYLQVAFPGASIADLLPKLTRNYIKEGYMEKTGPKHTEGFKKRWFTMDDRRLMYFKDPLDAYARGEVFIGSKENSYSVLPGLPANIQGYHWQFGITIVTPDRKFLFACETKRDQQDWMAALQSVIDRPMLPQEYAVEAYFKRKP; encoded by the exons ATGACTTCGGATCCAGAAAAGAACCGGCAGCGTGTGAGACAGTTTGTGGACAAACCCGGGAATGGAAACTGTGCCGACTGCGGAGCCGCAG ATCCTGAATGGGCGTCCTACACCctgggagtgtttgtgtgtctcagcTGCTCGGGCCTCCATCGAAACATCGCTCAGATCAGCAAGGTGAAATCCATCGTGCTGGATCCCTGGAGCTCCtctgaggtggag TTTATGGACTCTGCAGGTAACAACGCCGCCAAGGCCAAATACGAGCAGATAGTTCCTGCCTTCTACTACAAGCCCACACACAGAGACTGCAT GCTCCTGCGGGAACAATGGATCCGAGCCAAGTACGAGAGGAAGGAGTTCATGTGTGTGGAGAAGCAGGAGCCCTACTCGGCAG GCTACAGAGAGGGCTTCCTGTGGAAACGAGGCCGAGACAACGGGCAGTACCTCAGCCGCAAATTCATCCTGTCCGAACGGGAAGGCGTTTTGAAGTACTTCAACAAGCATGAC gcCAGAGAGCCCAAAGCGATACTGAAGATCAATACGGTGAACGCCACGTTCCAGCCCACGAAGATCGGCACCGCCAACGGCCTGCAGATAACCTATTTGAAGGACAACAGCACGAGGAACATCTTTGTTTACCACGAGGATGGAAAG GAAATGGTGGACTGGTTCAACGCCATCAGAGCAGCCAGGTTTCACTACCTGCAGGTGGCTTTTCCTGGAGCTTCCATTGCTGAT TTGTTGCCAAAGCTAACAAGAAACTACATCAAGGAAGGTTACATGGAGAAGACCGGTCCCAAG CACACAGAGGGCTTCAAGAAGAGATGGTTCACGATGGATGACAGGAGGCTCATGTACTTCAAAGATCCACTG GATGCCTATGCCCGAGGCGAGGTGTTCATTGGCAGTAAGGAAAACAGCTACTCTGTGCTCCCCGGCCTCCCCGCGAACATTCAGGGCTACCACTGGCAGTTTGGAATCACCATAGTGACCCCAGACAGGAAGTTTCTGTTCGCATGCGAGACCAAACGGGATCAACAAGACTGGATGGCTGCATTACAGAGCGTCATCGACAGACCGATGCTGCCTCAGGAGTACGCGG TGGAGGCCTATTTCAAGCGCAAACCATGA
- the LOC119013454 gene encoding RNA-binding protein with serine-rich domain 1-like isoform X2: MAPSPTKRKEEEKTKDRGKDKTGTKEGDKERGRDKARKRRSASTGSSSSRSRSSSTSSSSSGSSSGSSSGSSSSGSSRSGSSSSRSSSSSSSSGSPSPSRRRHDNRRRSRSASKTQKRGDDKERRKRSPSPKPTKVHLGRLTRNVTKDHIQEIFSTYGKIKMVEMPMDRLHPHLSRGSAYVEFETPEEAQKALKYMDGGQIDGQEITASAVLTQRVRPPPRRPSPPRRMPPPPPMWRRTPPRMRRRSRSPRRRSPARRRSRSRSPGRRRHRSRSSSNSSR; this comes from the exons AT GGCACCATCACCCACGAAGcggaaagaagaggaaaagacaaaagatagAGGCAAAGACAAGACTGGTACCAAggaaggagacaaggagagaggacggGATAAGGCAAGGAAACGCCGCAGTGCTTCtactggcagcagcagcagcag GTCCAGATCTAGCTCTACTTCAAGCAGCAGCTCTGGTTCCAGCTCAGGCTCCTCAAGCGGTTCCAGCTCATCTGGTTCGAGCCGCTCTGGTTCTTCGAGCTctcgttcctcctcctcctctagcTCCTCAGGCTCCCCCAGCCCCAGCCGCCGGCGCCATGACAACCGCAGACGCTCCCGCTCAGC ATCTAAAACACAGAAGAGGGGAGATGATAAGGAGCGAAGGAAAAGAAGCCCGAGCCCCAAACCAACTAAAGTTCATTTAGGACGACTGACCAGAAATGTCACCAAG gaCCACATCCAGGAGATCTTTTCCACTTatggcaaaatcaaaatggTTGAAATGCCAATGGACAGACTACACCCACACCTGTCCAGAGGCTCTGCTTACGTGGAGTTTGAGACCCCTGAAGAGGCCCAGAAGGCCCTCAAATATATGGATGGAG gcCAGATTGACGGTCAGGAAATCACTGCATCTGCTGTGCTGACTCAGCGAGTCCGTCCTCCGCCTCGTAgaccttctcctcctcgcagAATGCCGCCACCGCCGCCTATGTGGCGTCGTACCCCGCCACGTATGAGAAGAAG GTCCCGCTCCCCGAGGAGGCGGTCCCCCGCACGCCGCCGCTCTCGTTCCAGATCTCCTGGTCGCAGGCGTCACCGCTCCCGTTCCAGCTCCAACTCCTCCAGATAG